In Drosophila simulans strain w501 chromosome 3R, Prin_Dsim_3.1, whole genome shotgun sequence, a single window of DNA contains:
- the LOC6729837 gene encoding protein RUFY3 isoform X6 translates to MSTDDLLVRRERSEDSQSSSVSIPVTPTIGGAAPAPSVSTSSLDRLRNTFRRTESISSQIFSHISTQFSNAAAAAASSEVIDGTTTYPYPDEPAPPVVPVAPDTVASANASSPSPSKLKAKRLKRARDTAEIERSNLVNICKLVVKELLEQSLRYGRMLDSDHLPLQHFFIVIEHVLGHGLRPKKGLLGPRKELWDLLQSVEHYCPEAQDITASVRDLPTVRTHIGRARAWLRIALMQKKLSDYLQALIEHREDSLFDYYEPHALMMSDEIVVIMGILVGLNVIDCNLCVKEEDLDSQQGVIDFSLYLRSSSRNADAAPEDSAPPALLDATGQGNMIAVLDQKNYIEELNRHLNATVGNLQTKVESLTTTNALMKEDLAIARNSLLALQAENQAMRQSTPAADNHSTVSGGSSDKDKEKASEELAEERRKNSELEKELKLQVSLKAESDMAMKLLEKDIHEKQDTIVSLRRQLDDIKQINLEMYRKLQECEDELTQKGEMVSRLQTKASQIGNILQSLEKKYESKLIDQPHHGPGTGSGSGAGAGNGAIGGDRSPNTRRQQNLEKFEALTKKHKQDTGPPMKRMHLKMDAFPPFDPSKYRKSPRQPDAPHSEEQQESKDAKTPTSAKSLNDELAEAAAAVTQHFGVDASQSDYVLCREQAADGET, encoded by the exons ATGAGCACGGACGATCTGCTGGTGCGCCGCGAGAGGAGTGAAGACTCCCAATCCTCGAGTGTCTCCATTCCGGTTACGCCCACCATCGGAGGTGCCGCGCCTGCGCCCAGCGTCTCTACGTCATCGCTGGACCGCCTGCGGAACACCTTCCGGCGCACGGAGAGCATCTCCTCGCAGATCTTCAGCCACATATCCACGCAGTTCTCGAATgcggccgcagcagccgcctcCTCCGAGGTAATCGATGGCACCACCACGTACCCGTATCCCGACGAACCCGCACCACCTGTTGTACCTGTTGCGCCGGACACGGTGGCGAGCGCCAATGCTTCATCCCCGTCGCCATCGAAACTGAAAGCAAAACGACTGAAACGCG CCCGGGACACGGCGGAAATCGAGCGCAGCAATCTGGTGAACATCTGCAAGCTGGTGGTCAAGGAGCTGTTGGAGCAGTCGCTGCGATATGGTCGCATGCTGGACTCGGATCACCTGCCGCTGCAGCATTTCTTCATCGTCATCGAGCACGTCCTGGGGCACGGATTGCGGCCCAAGAAGGGTCTGCTGGGACCGAGGAAGGAACTCTGGGACCTGCTGCAGAGCGTCGAGCACTACTGTCCGGAGGCGCAGGATATTACGGCGAGTGTAAGGGATCTGCCCACCGTCCGTACCCACATTGGCCGCGCTCGTGCCTGGCTGAGGATCGCTTTGATGCAAAAAAAGCTATCGGATTACCTGCAGGCGCTCATCGAGCACCGGGAGGATTCACTCTTCGACTACTATGAGCCACATGCTCTGATGATGAGCGATGAG ATCGTTGTGATAATGGGCATTTTGGTGGGCTTAAACGTGATCGATTGCAATCTGTGCGTGAAGGAGGAGGATCTGGACTCACAGCAGGGCGTCATCGACTTCTCGTTGTACCTGCGTTCCAGTTCGAGAAACGCCGATGCCGCTCCAGAAGACAGTGCTCCGCCTGCTCTGCTGGATGCCACTGGGCAGGGCAACATGATTGCGGTGCTGGATCAGAAGAACTACATTGAGGAGCTCAACAGGCATCTAAA CGCCACTGTCGGCAATCTGCAGACCAAAGTGGAGTCCCTAACGACCACAAATGCCCTGATGAAAGAGGATTTGGCAATCGCTCGGAACAGCCTGTTGGCCCTGCAGGCCGAGAACCAGGCCATGCGGCAGTCCACGCCGGCAGCGGACAACCATTCAACTGTTTCGGGTGGTTCCTCcgacaaggacaaggagaagGCGTCCGAGGAGCTGGCTGAGGAGCGTCGCAAGAATAgcgagctggagaaggagctCAAATTGCAGGTGTCCCTCAAGGCGGAATCGGACATGGCCATGAAATTGCTGGAGAAGGACATTCACGAGAAGCAGGACACGATAGTCTCACTGCGCCGCCAACTGGACGACATCAAGCAGATCAACCTGGAGATGTACCGAAAACTGCAG GAATGTGAAGATGAACTCACACAGAAGGGCGAGATGGTCTCGCGCCTGCAAACGAAAGCCTCACAAATTGGTAACATTTTACAATCGCTAGAAAAGAAATACGAATCGAAGCTCATCGACCAGCCACACCATGGACCGGGAACGGGATCGggatctggagctggagctgggaaCGGAGCCATTGGCGGAGACCGATCGCCGAACACGCGGCGACAGCAGAATCTGGAAAAGTTCGAGGCGCTCACCAAGAAGCACAAACAGGACACTGGCCCGCCCATGAAGCGTATGCACCTCAAGATGGACGCCTTTCCGCCCTTCGATCCCAGCAAGTATCGCAAGTCACCGCGCCAGCCGGATGCGCCCCAttcggaggagcagcaggagagCAAGGATGCCAAGACGCCCACGTCCGCCAAGTCCCTGAACGATGAGCTAGCCGAGGCGGCGGCTGCGGTGACCCAGCACTTTGGCGTGGATGCATCCCAAAGCGATTATGTCCTGTGCCGGGAGCAGGCCGCCGATGGAGAAACTTAA
- the LOC6729837 gene encoding protein RUFY3 isoform X4, translating into MRGLVEDTKRTKLSSANNNNLSSTSGSSRIKSSSLATGSSASGSSSKPLRSSAKTPTTGSATSVAAGTMAAKKAPQTGQQQVGKSAKSSTSATPIGTTAAATVGTATTRAQAAAAKSQKGQNPPPQQVQPKQQPPQPQQTQQQPLVLQQQQASNSSNTIALPKASHANTSEELAGGVQDTIYLCNFRVSVDGEWLCLKELQDIDVAGGTANQAAQTSEKLAGGSSSQTGFGSNYNVGSSSSKRNSKRFSGLSTGSGSGGNAGGGGALDITDNARDTAEIERSNLVNICKLVVKELLEQSLRYGRMLDSDHLPLQHFFIVIEHVLGHGLRPKKGLLGPRKELWDLLQSVEHYCPEAQDITASVRDLPTVRTHIGRARAWLRIALMQKKLSDYLQALIEHREDSLFDYYEPHALMMSDEIVVIMGILVGLNVIDCNLCVKEEDLDSQQGVIDFSLYLRSSSRNADAAPEDSAPPALLDATGQGNMIAVLDQKNYIEELNRHLNATVGNLQTKVESLTTTNALMKEDLAIARNSLLALQAENQAMRQSTPAADNHSTVSGGSSDKDKEKASEELAEERRKNSELEKELKLQVSLKAESDMAMKLLEKDIHEKQDTIVSLRRQLDDIKQINLEMYRKLQECEDELTQKGEMVSRLQTKASQIGNILQSLEKKYESKLIDQPHHGPGTGSGSGAGAGNGAIGGDRSPNTRRQQNLEKFEALTKKHKQDTGPPMKRMHLKMDAFPPFDPSKYRKSPRQPDAPHSEEQQESKDAKTPTSAKSLNDELAEAAAAVTQHFGVDASQSDYVLCREQAADGET; encoded by the exons ATGCGTGGACTCGTCGAGGATACGAAAAGGACCAAGTTGTCGTCggcgaacaacaacaacctgAGCAgcaccagcggcagcagtcGCATCAAGTCAAGCAGCCTGGCAACAGGATCAAgtgccagcggcagcagctcgaAGCCCTTGAGGAGTTCGGCGAAAACGCCAACCACGGGCAGCGCGACGTCAGTGGCGGCAGGAACAATGGCGGCCAAGAAGGCGCCTCAAACGGGGCAACAACAAGTAGGCAAGTCCGCAAAGTCATCGACGTCAGCAACTCCAATtggcacaacagcagcagcaactgttggaacggcaacaacaagggcGCAAGCAGCAGCGGCGAAGAGCCAAAAGGGTCAGAATCCACCCCCACAGCAAGTGCAGCCGAAACAGCAGCCGCCACAACCACAACAGACACAGCAGCAACCCCTGgtgttgcagcaacaacaggcgagcaacagcagcaacacgatTGCTTTGCCAAAGGCCTCGCATGCCAACACCAGCGAGGAGCTGGCCGGCGGTGTCCAGGACACCATTTACCTGTGCAATTTCCGGGTATCCGTCGATGGCGAGTGGTTGTGCctcaaggagctgcaggacATTGATGTGGCCGGCGGAACGGCCAACCAGGCAGCTCAGACCAGTGAGAAACTGGCAGGCGGCAGTAGCTCCCAAACGGGCTTCGGGTCCAACTACAATGtgggctccagctccagcaaGCGCAACAGCAAGCGCTTCTCCGGACTGTCCACCGGCAGTGGAAGTGGCGGCAACGCCGGTGGAGGAGGCGCCTTGGACATCACCGACAATG CCCGGGACACGGCGGAAATCGAGCGCAGCAATCTGGTGAACATCTGCAAGCTGGTGGTCAAGGAGCTGTTGGAGCAGTCGCTGCGATATGGTCGCATGCTGGACTCGGATCACCTGCCGCTGCAGCATTTCTTCATCGTCATCGAGCACGTCCTGGGGCACGGATTGCGGCCCAAGAAGGGTCTGCTGGGACCGAGGAAGGAACTCTGGGACCTGCTGCAGAGCGTCGAGCACTACTGTCCGGAGGCGCAGGATATTACGGCGAGTGTAAGGGATCTGCCCACCGTCCGTACCCACATTGGCCGCGCTCGTGCCTGGCTGAGGATCGCTTTGATGCAAAAAAAGCTATCGGATTACCTGCAGGCGCTCATCGAGCACCGGGAGGATTCACTCTTCGACTACTATGAGCCACATGCTCTGATGATGAGCGATGAG ATCGTTGTGATAATGGGCATTTTGGTGGGCTTAAACGTGATCGATTGCAATCTGTGCGTGAAGGAGGAGGATCTGGACTCACAGCAGGGCGTCATCGACTTCTCGTTGTACCTGCGTTCCAGTTCGAGAAACGCCGATGCCGCTCCAGAAGACAGTGCTCCGCCTGCTCTGCTGGATGCCACTGGGCAGGGCAACATGATTGCGGTGCTGGATCAGAAGAACTACATTGAGGAGCTCAACAGGCATCTAAA CGCCACTGTCGGCAATCTGCAGACCAAAGTGGAGTCCCTAACGACCACAAATGCCCTGATGAAAGAGGATTTGGCAATCGCTCGGAACAGCCTGTTGGCCCTGCAGGCCGAGAACCAGGCCATGCGGCAGTCCACGCCGGCAGCGGACAACCATTCAACTGTTTCGGGTGGTTCCTCcgacaaggacaaggagaagGCGTCCGAGGAGCTGGCTGAGGAGCGTCGCAAGAATAgcgagctggagaaggagctCAAATTGCAGGTGTCCCTCAAGGCGGAATCGGACATGGCCATGAAATTGCTGGAGAAGGACATTCACGAGAAGCAGGACACGATAGTCTCACTGCGCCGCCAACTGGACGACATCAAGCAGATCAACCTGGAGATGTACCGAAAACTGCAG GAATGTGAAGATGAACTCACACAGAAGGGCGAGATGGTCTCGCGCCTGCAAACGAAAGCCTCACAAATTGGTAACATTTTACAATCGCTAGAAAAGAAATACGAATCGAAGCTCATCGACCAGCCACACCATGGACCGGGAACGGGATCGggatctggagctggagctgggaaCGGAGCCATTGGCGGAGACCGATCGCCGAACACGCGGCGACAGCAGAATCTGGAAAAGTTCGAGGCGCTCACCAAGAAGCACAAACAGGACACTGGCCCGCCCATGAAGCGTATGCACCTCAAGATGGACGCCTTTCCGCCCTTCGATCCCAGCAAGTATCGCAAGTCACCGCGCCAGCCGGATGCGCCCCAttcggaggagcagcaggagagCAAGGATGCCAAGACGCCCACGTCCGCCAAGTCCCTGAACGATGAGCTAGCCGAGGCGGCGGCTGCGGTGACCCAGCACTTTGGCGTGGATGCATCCCAAAGCGATTATGTCCTGTGCCGGGAGCAGGCCGCCGATGGAGAAACTTAA